One genomic segment of Bacteroidota bacterium includes these proteins:
- a CDS encoding T9SS type A sorting domain-containing protein: protein MDGSMFGMAHGKSIILYLFDRCSGIFSHYYTIDSIFTGNPSDCINGIEFSLDGTKLYATKSGGVGNGISKLYQYDLAATDIKSSQVILRQDSLGYMYSSLQLAPNGKIYCAMPHDGVEYYSYDAPQNLSLSVINNPNEAGIACDYEHLAQYLGGKRVTYALPNMPNYNLGVLPKSACDTLGTAINNIQASGAFHIYPNPAQENIYIASDTYKIEKCLLELYNSTGTLVSSNDNVFVNATIQLPKLNEGVYLAIITTSSGKQFSEKLVITE from the coding sequence TTGGATGGTTCAATGTTTGGAATGGCACATGGCAAGTCAATAATTCTTTATTTATTTGATAGATGCTCAGGTATTTTTAGCCATTATTATACAATAGATAGCATATTTACAGGGAATCCTTCAGATTGCATTAACGGTATAGAGTTTTCCCTTGATGGCACAAAACTCTATGCTACAAAGTCAGGCGGTGTGGGTAATGGTATTTCTAAATTATATCAATATGATCTTGCTGCTACAGATATAAAATCCTCACAAGTAATTTTAAGACAAGATAGTTTAGGATATATGTATAGTAGTTTGCAGCTTGCACCAAATGGTAAAATTTATTGTGCTATGCCACATGATGGGGTTGAATATTATAGTTATGATGCACCACAAAATTTAAGTTTATCAGTAATTAATAATCCAAATGAAGCAGGTATAGCATGTGACTATGAGCATCTTGCACAATACCTCGGTGGAAAAAGAGTAACCTATGCACTGCCTAATATGCCTAACTACAATCTCGGTGTATTACCTAAGAGTGCATGCGATACACTTGGCACAGCAATAAATAATATACAAGCTTCAGGTGCATTTCATATTTATCCAAACCCAGCGCAAGAGAATATTTATATTGCATCAGATACATATAAGATTGAAAAATGCCTATTGGAGTTATATAATTCTACTGGCACACTTGTAAGTAGTAATGATAATGTTTTTGTAAATGCAACAATTCAATTACCAAAACTAAATGAAGGTGTGTATCTCGCAATAATTACAACAAGTTCTGGCAAACAATTTTCTGAAAAGCTGGTGATAACAGAATAA
- a CDS encoding T9SS type A sorting domain-containing protein codes for MKRLIIISIVTILCNYTKAQYRHINWCFADSIGLNFSTTPPAIFECSLTSYNNSSSISVSCISDETGNLLFYTNGNKVWNKEHNLMQNGSGLFGIWSSDYPYIYPLIIPKPHDENIYFLFHGSEPVYYSLIDISYNDGLGKVIDKNKLLETPWPNNSTHKLNAVKHGNGRDWWIIFPSIYYDWADDSYGLPTLFYILLITPEGIIQMPTIEGEIFNEDDNRYDDGQSKFSPDGSMLGLTCGKKVWLYHFDRCSGVLNYYYTIDSIWTGNPNDYVSGFEFSPDGYKLYITKIGGYNGVSRLYQYDLNADDIKTSQVIIHQNNSDYSYQQLQLAPNGKIYATMPPDNSITYDSGVPQTMSISIIHNPNEPGLTCNYEHLGQYIGGKKVEYGLPNMPNYNLGVLPKSACDTLSTSINNIQEDGTFHIYPNPAFQYISIQSNIEVNEKLKVEIYNMQGISVYSSDYQINNSVDISKLNSGVYVVRLLEDNKNIFTENLLILN; via the coding sequence ATGAAACGATTAATAATTATTAGTATAGTTACAATATTGTGTAACTATACTAAAGCACAGTATCGTCATATCAACTGGTGTTTCGCTGATTCTATAGGACTTAATTTTTCAACTACGCCGCCAGCAATTTTTGAATGTAGTTTAACTTCATATAATAACAGTTCTAGTATTTCAGTTTCTTGTATTTCAGACGAAACCGGAAATTTACTATTTTATACGAATGGAAACAAAGTATGGAATAAGGAACATAATCTGATGCAAAATGGGAGTGGTTTATTTGGCATTTGGTCTTCCGACTACCCATATATTTACCCTCTAATTATTCCAAAACCACATGACGAGAATATTTATTTTTTGTTTCATGGAAGTGAGCCAGTCTATTATTCCTTAATTGATATTAGTTACAATGATGGGCTTGGGAAAGTAATTGACAAAAATAAACTTTTAGAAACTCCATGGCCTAATAATTCTACTCATAAATTAAATGCAGTAAAGCATGGCAATGGTCGTGATTGGTGGATTATTTTTCCATCTATTTATTATGATTGGGCTGATGACAGCTACGGTTTACCTACATTATTTTATATCTTACTTATTACTCCGGAAGGTATTATTCAAATGCCGACAATTGAGGGTGAAATTTTCAATGAAGATGATAATCGTTATGATGATGGGCAAAGTAAATTTTCACCTGACGGGTCAATGCTTGGCCTCACATGTGGAAAAAAAGTATGGCTTTATCATTTTGACAGGTGTAGTGGTGTATTAAACTATTATTATACAATTGATTCCATTTGGACTGGGAATCCCAACGACTATGTGAGTGGTTTTGAATTTTCTCCAGATGGATATAAATTGTATATAACTAAAATAGGTGGCTACAATGGAGTATCAAGGTTGTACCAGTATGATTTGAATGCAGATGATATAAAGACATCACAAGTTATAATCCATCAGAATAATTCTGATTATTCATACCAACAACTGCAACTTGCTCCAAATGGAAAAATATATGCAACAATGCCTCCGGATAATTCAATAACATATGATTCCGGTGTACCGCAAACAATGTCTATATCTATTATTCATAATCCAAATGAACCCGGATTGACATGTAATTATGAGCATCTCGGTCAATACATAGGCGGTAAAAAAGTAGAATATGGCCTCCCTAACATGCCAAATTACAATCTTGGTGTATTACCTAAAAGTGCATGCGATACACTTAGTACCTCAATAAATAATATACAAGAAGATGGTACTTTTCATATTTATCCAAATCCTGCTTTTCAATATATTTCAATTCAATCAAATATTGAAGTAAATGAAAAACTCAAAGTGGAGATATATAATATGCAGGGAATATCAGTTTATTCTTCTGATTATCAAATAAACAATTCGGTTGACATAAGTAAATTAAACTCCGGCGTTTATGTTGTCCGTCTTTTGGAAGATAATAAAAACATATTTACTGAAAACCTCTTAATCCTTAATTAA
- a CDS encoding T9SS type A sorting domain-containing protein, producing MISYHSFSQCSYTPGVGCSLSITAPLTITGTPTWTGTVCIDADVTIADGGILTISSGTNVSFEPGYSFTVEDGGSLIIDDAELYASGDAGMWEGIIGEPGNYIYVDHSTILHAEIAIETSGNGSNISTLIVKNNTCIGNNEIGIYLHGEPSSLTHLIEDTEISAPALVSPKSGELGDYGILIIGPSISPSDNFQIGNSLPFTSSTTFNHIHDVAIGIRTQTANTIVQNTFIENMLITDPADMPAGSPINELDLFHNGNIGILATSFDSPNLDNILIVGNSITGGGAINNYFFQNGDPGNNAIIAYNSMSTQILSNKIEGNNVSAYLIDTAIYIRKNTSSHDIRNNIINNFTECGILSYKVGNGTTLIQNNTISRVVNPGSTDIPFGIYVDAAASNQEVNIFDNTIDKVEHGIFIRNHEDAYLRGNVINYDYGAGNTRGIFAVNCSDILIESNSATGPCYTGCPSGIIVAGYYVESCEGMLMKSNYSTNTKYGAVIDGNNQTGNMICNEMYNCLIGYAMNDVEVDAFSNDLDPIEQFDEFEMEPLPADNSWYPSNTANREKSYGSTDLTNLDWRYRNLYRDGLTPLPGFDMPTGLIDDLYLIPINEYSDYLDTCSSPYRLSGDSEEALFIAFNYKFNYWINNALDGGSEGSAYLYKKYYWKILQQYPQFIDSLEDAYLEIYSSIEETNIPAYFNILQFVKSANFDSAAILLEKITPASAMEEALSFVIPFTFSNNDSVSLIISDSDFETLYNLAFNDPKIYGSSVYIAQAILNLRVEAELYESNEEKIGFFLEKEFILYPNPANYSISINANYEEQKVLQLEIYTLQGYRIYSSVYTLNQPLDISKLNSGIYFIKLKNADDLLFVNSLIIQK from the coding sequence ATGATTTCTTATCATAGTTTTAGTCAATGCAGCTATACTCCTGGTGTAGGATGCAGCCTTTCCATTACAGCACCGCTTACTATTACCGGAACTCCCACATGGACAGGTACTGTATGTATTGATGCAGATGTAACAATTGCTGATGGCGGCATATTAACTATTAGTAGCGGAACTAATGTTTCTTTTGAACCAGGATATTCCTTTACAGTAGAGGATGGCGGTTCATTAATTATTGATGATGCTGAATTATATGCTTCCGGTGATGCCGGCATGTGGGAAGGAATTATCGGTGAGCCGGGTAATTATATATATGTTGATCACTCCACAATTCTGCATGCCGAAATTGCAATAGAAACTTCAGGTAATGGTTCTAATATTTCTACATTGATAGTTAAAAATAATACTTGCATTGGTAATAACGAGATTGGAATTTATTTGCATGGCGAGCCAAGCAGTCTTACGCATTTAATTGAGGATACAGAAATTTCTGCCCCTGCTCTTGTATCCCCTAAAAGCGGTGAATTAGGAGATTACGGAATTCTTATTATAGGACCAAGTATTTCTCCAAGTGATAATTTTCAAATTGGAAATTCTCTACCATTTACAAGCTCCACTACCTTTAATCATATTCATGATGTGGCTATTGGGATACGCACACAAACAGCAAATACAATTGTGCAAAATACATTTATTGAAAATATGTTGATTACAGATCCGGCTGATATGCCTGCGGGTTCTCCAATAAATGAATTAGATTTATTTCATAACGGCAATATTGGAATATTAGCAACATCATTTGATAGTCCTAATCTGGATAATATTTTAATTGTTGGAAATTCCATTACTGGTGGTGGTGCAATTAATAATTATTTCTTTCAGAATGGCGACCCGGGAAATAATGCCATTATTGCTTACAATTCGATGAGCACACAAATATTATCTAATAAAATTGAAGGGAATAATGTAAGTGCATACTTGATAGATACTGCTATTTATATCCGAAAAAATACATCATCACATGATATTAGAAATAACATCATTAATAATTTTACAGAATGTGGAATTTTGAGCTATAAAGTTGGAAATGGTACTACATTAATTCAAAACAACACTATAAGTCGTGTTGTAAATCCGGGTTCTACCGATATTCCATTTGGAATATATGTAGATGCAGCCGCATCAAATCAAGAAGTAAATATTTTTGATAACACTATTGATAAAGTAGAGCATGGAATTTTTATAAGAAATCATGAAGATGCTTATTTAAGAGGAAATGTAATTAACTATGATTATGGTGCCGGAAATACAAGAGGTATTTTTGCAGTAAACTGTTCAGATATATTAATTGAATCGAACAGTGCCACTGGCCCTTGCTACACAGGTTGCCCGAGCGGAATTATTGTGGCGGGCTATTATGTGGAAAGCTGCGAAGGCATGTTGATGAAAAGCAATTATTCTACAAATACAAAATACGGAGCTGTTATAGATGGCAATAATCAAACTGGCAATATGATTTGTAATGAAATGTATAATTGCTTAATTGGATATGCAATGAATGATGTTGAAGTTGATGCATTTTCGAACGATTTAGATCCAATAGAACAATTTGATGAATTTGAAATGGAGCCACTTCCAGCGGATAATTCTTGGTATCCGAGCAATACTGCCAATAGGGAAAAAAGTTATGGAAGCACCGACTTAACGAATTTAGATTGGAGATATAGGAATTTATATCGTGATGGCTTAACTCCCCTTCCCGGTTTCGATATGCCAACTGGATTAATTGACGACCTGTATTTAATTCCTATTAATGAATATTCAGATTATTTAGATACATGCAGTTCACCATATCGTTTGTCAGGCGATAGTGAAGAAGCATTATTTATCGCATTTAATTATAAATTCAACTACTGGATTAATAATGCATTAGATGGTGGTTCAGAAGGTAGTGCTTATTTATACAAAAAATATTATTGGAAAATCCTACAGCAATATCCACAGTTTATAGATTCTTTGGAGGATGCTTATTTGGAAATATATTCTTCAATTGAAGAAACAAATATTCCTGCATATTTCAATATTTTGCAATTCGTGAAATCAGCAAATTTTGACAGCGCTGCAATTTTACTAGAAAAAATTACCCCAGCAAGTGCAATGGAAGAAGCACTTTCTTTTGTTATTCCTTTTACATTTAGCAATAATGATTCTGTTTCATTAATAATTTCTGATTCTGATTTTGAAACATTATATAATCTTGCATTTAATGATCCCAAAATTTATGGTTCTTCAGTTTATATTGCGCAGGCTATTCTGAATTTAAGAGTGGAAGCTGAGCTATATGAATCTAATGAAGAAAAAATCGGTTTCTTTTTAGAAAAAGAATTTATTTTATATCCTAACCCTGCCAATTATTCCATCTCAATAAATGCAAATTATGAAGAACAAAAAGTTCTGCAATTAGAAATTTACACATTGCAAGGTTACAGAATCTATTCGTCAGTTTATACATTAAACCAACCTTTAGATATAAGTAAACTCAATTCCGGAATATATTTTATAAAGTTGAAAAATGCGGATGATTTATTATTTGTTAATAGTCTTATAATTCAGAAATAA
- a CDS encoding amino acid permease — MSIQPRLKQFDLIMLVVSMVIGVGIFRTPAIVAQHAQSPFVFYLAWILGGIVSICGALTFAEIGSRLPAAGGYYKIFSAAYHTAYAFMLNWSQVIINAGSAAGVAIIGAEYIQPVLFPSASSPLQIVQIIAVSIIIILFAINYAGIKMGARTQNILSTLKIILILLFCSALFTGKSNPDSSTAFFNHDINLVTAIGLSFISIFFTFGGYQQSVNFGADVEHPQKNIPAGIIKGMAIVIVLYLLLNITYVKVLGFDGVKESPLLAAAVGEQLFGTNGGRIASIILFISVLGFLNTSVMSNPRVYYAMAEDKTLPAIFKKVNTKTQTQEFGLSFFVAVMLISIFALGSFEKIVNYVIFIDSISLATAGFAVFILRKKTQDTFTGFQLKNIWRNIIPAIFILTLLFVTYNTVLSDAESAAYGFLILIAGLPLYYGLRKLMSGG, encoded by the coding sequence ATGTCAATCCAACCTCGCCTGAAACAATTCGATCTCATAATGCTTGTTGTAAGTATGGTGATTGGTGTTGGTATTTTTCGTACACCAGCCATCGTTGCTCAACATGCACAAAGTCCTTTTGTATTTTATCTCGCTTGGATACTCGGTGGAATAGTAAGTATTTGTGGCGCTCTCACATTTGCTGAAATTGGAAGTCGTTTACCGGCAGCGGGTGGTTATTATAAAATTTTTTCTGCTGCTTATCATACTGCCTACGCCTTTATGTTGAATTGGAGTCAGGTAATTATAAATGCTGGAAGTGCAGCAGGTGTTGCAATTATCGGTGCAGAATATATTCAACCTGTTTTATTTCCATCTGCAAGTAGTCCATTACAAATAGTGCAGATAATTGCAGTATCTATAATTATTATTTTGTTTGCAATTAATTACGCCGGAATAAAAATGGGTGCACGCACCCAAAATATTTTAAGCACATTAAAAATTATTTTGATTCTGCTGTTTTGTTCTGCACTGTTTACAGGAAAATCAAATCCGGATTCCTCTACTGCATTTTTTAATCATGATATCAATCTTGTAACTGCAATCGGCTTAAGTTTTATTTCTATCTTTTTTACGTTTGGTGGTTATCAGCAATCTGTAAATTTCGGAGCAGATGTAGAACATCCGCAAAAAAATATTCCCGCAGGAATAATCAAAGGAATGGCAATAGTTATTGTGCTTTATTTATTATTAAATATTACCTACGTAAAAGTGTTGGGTTTTGATGGCGTAAAAGAATCACCATTATTAGCAGCAGCGGTTGGTGAACAATTATTTGGAACTAACGGAGGAAGAATTGCATCCATCATCTTATTTATTTCCGTTTTAGGATTTTTAAATACATCGGTGATGAGTAACCCAAGAGTGTATTATGCAATGGCAGAGGATAAAACATTACCCGCTATTTTTAAAAAGGTAAATACCAAAACACAAACACAGGAATTTGGATTGAGTTTTTTTGTTGCCGTCATGCTCATCTCCATTTTTGCTCTTGGCTCATTCGAGAAAATAGTGAACTACGTTATTTTTATTGACAGTATCAGTTTAGCAACCGCAGGTTTTGCAGTTTTTATTTTACGCAAAAAAACTCAAGATACATTCACAGGATTTCAATTGAAAAATATTTGGCGAAATATAATTCCTGCCATATTTATTCTCACATTATTATTTGTTACTTACAATACTGTTCTCTCCGATGCAGAATCCGCAGCTTATGGTTTCTTAATTCTGATTGCAGGATTGCCTTTGTATTATGGGTTGAGGAAGTTGATGAGTGGAGGGTGA
- the icd gene encoding isocitrate dehydrogenase (NADP(+)): MTISKGVLNVPNNPIIPFIEGDGTGRDIWKSSVRVFDAAVEKAYGGKRKIEWLEVLAGEKAFNATDSWLPDATLDAFRNYLVGIKGPLTTPVGGGIRSLNVALRQILDLYVCLRPVRYFKGVPSPVKSPEKVEMVIFRENTEDIYAGIDWPGDGELATKFLVWLKENSPKDFEKIRFGTKEKAEAWQHDLEQTGMSKREVSVDVGIGIKPVSYLGSERLIHSAISFAIKNKRKSVTIVHKGNIMKYTEGAFRDWGYQVAKEMFGAVELDGGPWCVIPEGKPGAGIIIKDAIADITLQQVLTRPNEFDVIATLNLNGDYLSDALAAQVGGIGIAPGANINYISGHAIFEATHGTAPKYADQDKVNPGSVILSGCMMLEYMGWKEASDMIIAGIEKSITKKRVTYDFHRLMEGATLLKCSEFGDEIIGNM; the protein is encoded by the coding sequence ATAACAATCAGTAAAGGCGTGCTTAATGTACCCAACAATCCTATTATTCCATTTATAGAAGGTGATGGTACAGGTCGTGATATTTGGAAATCATCTGTAAGAGTATTTGATGCAGCAGTTGAAAAAGCCTATGGCGGAAAAAGAAAAATTGAATGGTTAGAAGTACTTGCCGGTGAGAAAGCTTTTAATGCAACAGATAGTTGGTTACCCGATGCAACATTAGATGCATTTCGTAATTATTTAGTAGGAATTAAAGGTCCGTTGACAACTCCAGTTGGTGGTGGTATTCGTTCTCTAAATGTTGCGTTGCGACAGATTTTAGATTTATATGTTTGTCTGCGTCCGGTAAGATATTTTAAAGGTGTGCCTTCTCCTGTAAAATCTCCTGAGAAAGTGGAAATGGTAATTTTCCGTGAGAACACAGAAGATATTTATGCGGGAATTGATTGGCCGGGTGATGGCGAATTAGCAACAAAATTTTTAGTGTGGTTAAAAGAAAATTCTCCAAAAGATTTTGAAAAAATTCGTTTTGGTACAAAAGAAAAAGCGGAAGCTTGGCAACATGATTTAGAACAAACCGGAATGAGTAAAAGAGAAGTAAGTGTTGATGTTGGAATTGGAATTAAACCGGTGAGTTATTTAGGAAGCGAGCGATTAATTCATTCTGCAATTTCCTTTGCAATTAAAAACAAACGCAAAAGTGTTACGATTGTACATAAAGGAAATATCATGAAATATACCGAAGGTGCCTTTCGTGATTGGGGTTATCAGGTAGCGAAAGAAATGTTTGGTGCAGTGGAATTAGATGGCGGCCCTTGGTGTGTTATTCCTGAAGGAAAACCGGGTGCAGGAATTATTATTAAAGATGCAATTGCAGATATCACTTTACAACAAGTGCTTACACGTCCTAATGAATTTGATGTGATAGCTACATTGAATTTAAATGGTGATTATTTAAGTGATGCATTAGCTGCACAAGTAGGTGGAATCGGAATAGCACCGGGTGCAAATATTAATTATATCAGTGGTCATGCAATTTTTGAAGCAACACATGGTACTGCACCAAAATATGCAGATCAGGATAAAGTAAATCCGGGTTCTGTTATTTTAAGCGGATGTATGATGTTGGAATATATGGGTTGGAAAGAAGCAAGTGATATGATAATTGCCGGCATTGAAAAATCAATTACCAAGAAGCGTGTTACCTACGATTTTCATCGCTTGATGGAAGGTGCAACACTATTAAAATGTTCTGAGTTTGGCGATGAGATAATTGGGAATATGTAG
- a CDS encoding amino acid permease, giving the protein MHVNPTLKRTLGLSTATLLVMSSMIGSGVFKKVAPMSTVLGDSNLVLLAWLAAGLVTVMGTLTYAGLASLTEEAGGQYEYLRIIFGKFFSYLLGWACFAVIQTASIASIAFVFAESVNNLLPMPAFTEHWANISIAGFIFPFANSGVKLLAILTIIILTYINYRGVKEGGLLNDIFSWAKILGILILIILGLSYTSTTPLAHHAATYVPLTFNQILAPFFLAMLGAFWAYDGWVNVTYITGEIKNPKRNVPIAIIAGTILVMLLYLLVNVAYFRVLTVDEFSAIDAAGNQIAGVEVAKKIMGNSGNILISVLIMVCTFGATNASLMSSPRIYYRMANAGVFFPAAAKIHPEFKTPHVALLMQMIWAIALVMSGTFDQLTDMLIFAAFIFYGSAALGLIMMKRKKLITVKVFGYPYIPMIYFLFCVGLVVNTLITMPKESITGLLLIATGIPLYFYFNRKKLLP; this is encoded by the coding sequence ATGCATGTAAATCCAACCTTAAAGCGCACACTTGGGCTATCAACTGCCACACTTCTTGTAATGAGTTCCATGATTGGATCAGGAGTTTTTAAAAAGGTAGCACCAATGAGTACTGTGCTCGGAGATTCCAATCTTGTATTGCTTGCATGGCTTGCTGCCGGATTAGTAACCGTAATGGGAACACTCACTTATGCAGGCCTTGCTTCACTCACTGAAGAAGCGGGCGGACAATATGAATACTTGCGGATTATTTTCGGAAAATTTTTTAGTTACTTATTGGGATGGGCATGTTTTGCAGTTATACAAACTGCATCAATAGCATCTATTGCATTTGTATTTGCAGAGTCGGTAAATAATCTTTTGCCAATGCCGGCATTTACGGAGCATTGGGCAAATATTAGTATTGCCGGATTTATATTTCCTTTTGCAAACAGCGGCGTAAAATTGCTGGCAATACTCACTATAATTATTCTTACTTATATAAATTATCGTGGTGTAAAAGAAGGTGGTTTGCTGAATGATATTTTTTCGTGGGCAAAAATTCTGGGTATTTTAATTCTCATCATTTTAGGTTTGAGTTATACAAGTACAACACCACTTGCACATCATGCAGCAACGTATGTTCCTTTAACTTTCAATCAGATTCTCGCTCCATTTTTTCTGGCCATGCTCGGTGCATTTTGGGCGTATGATGGTTGGGTAAATGTTACTTATATAACAGGTGAAATAAAAAATCCGAAACGCAATGTGCCTATAGCAATTATTGCCGGAACCATTCTAGTGATGCTGCTTTATCTGTTGGTAAATGTTGCTTATTTCCGTGTATTAACTGTAGATGAATTTTCAGCAATTGATGCGGCGGGAAATCAAATTGCGGGAGTAGAGGTTGCAAAAAAAATAATGGGTAATAGCGGAAACATTTTAATTTCTGTTCTTATTATGGTATGTACGTTTGGTGCAACAAATGCAAGCCTGATGTCCAGCCCAAGAATTTATTATCGCATGGCAAATGCCGGTGTATTTTTTCCTGCGGCGGCGAAAATTCATCCGGAATTTAAAACACCACATGTTGCATTACTGATGCAAATGATTTGGGCAATTGCGCTAGTAATGTCGGGTACTTTTGATCAATTAACAGACATGCTGATATTCGCCGCATTTATTTTTTACGGAAGTGCAGCATTGGGATTGATTATGATGAAAAGGAAAAAACTTATTACAGTGAAAGTATTTGGCTATCCCTATATACCAATGATATATTTTCTTTTCTGTGTTGGATTAGTCGTTAATACATTAATCACCATGCCTAAAGAAAGTATTACCGGATTGCTTTTAATAGCTACCGGAATTCCACTCTATTTTTATTTCAATCGCAAAAAGTTATTGCCATAA
- the ruvB gene encoding Holliday junction branch migration DNA helicase RuvB — translation MSASEKEVEKVLRPQGFYEFNGQEKLIDNLKVFIEAARKRGEALDHVLLHGPPGLGKTTLSHIIANELQVNLKITSGPVLEKAGDLAGLLTSLNEKDVLFIDEIHRLSTVVEEYLYQAMEDFKLDILIETGPNARTVQIKLNPFTLVGATTRSGMLSAPLRSRFGITSRIEYYSSEVLQTIIERAAQILNTEITKEGSFEVARRSRGTPRIANNLLRRLRDFAQVKGDGIITIDIAKYGLNALNVDEHGLDEMDNRILSAIIEKFAGGPVGVTTIATAVGEEPGTIEEVYEPFLIQEGYIQRTPRGREATAKAYRHIGKVPPGTTQGLFD, via the coding sequence ATGAGTGCTTCTGAAAAAGAAGTAGAAAAAGTGCTGCGTCCACAAGGATTTTATGAATTCAATGGACAGGAAAAATTAATTGATAATCTCAAAGTATTTATTGAAGCTGCAAGAAAAAGAGGTGAAGCATTAGATCATGTGTTGTTGCATGGCCCTCCCGGTTTAGGTAAAACAACGCTCTCGCATATTATAGCAAATGAGTTACAAGTGAATTTAAAAATCACTTCCGGACCTGTTTTAGAAAAAGCAGGAGACCTTGCCGGATTGCTTACCAGCTTAAATGAAAAGGATGTGCTGTTCATTGATGAGATACATCGCTTGAGTACTGTGGTGGAAGAATATTTATATCAGGCAATGGAAGATTTTAAATTGGATATATTAATTGAAACCGGTCCGAATGCAAGAACTGTTCAAATTAAATTAAATCCATTCACTTTAGTTGGTGCAACTACAAGATCAGGAATGTTAAGTGCGCCATTGCGATCACGATTCGGAATTACTTCACGCATTGAATATTACAGCAGCGAAGTATTGCAAACAATAATTGAAAGAGCTGCTCAAATTTTAAATACAGAAATTACGAAAGAAGGCTCTTTTGAAGTGGCGAGAAGAAGCAGAGGCACACCAAGAATTGCAAATAACTTATTGCGCAGACTTCGGGATTTTGCACAAGTGAAAGGCGATGGAATAATTACAATTGATATTGCAAAGTATGGTTTGAATGCATTGAATGTGGATGAACATGGTTTGGATGAAATGGATAACAGAATACTTTCGGCAATCATTGAAAAATTTGCGGGTGGTCCTGTTGGAGTTACTACAATTGCAACCGCAGTGGGAGAGGAACCGGGTACTATCGAAGAAGTATATGAGCCATTTTTAATTCAGGAAGGATATATTCAACGCACTCCACGAGGACGGGAAGCCACAGCAAAAGCATATCGGCATATTGGAAAAGTACCGCCCGGAACTACGCAAGGTTTATTTGATTAA
- a CDS encoding PorT family protein — MKVFLFLLCVACVSIVQGQIQHDAKDKSFRMFDAGAAIGFNASQVDGDNLAGFNKFGWNAGAVAHVNFDHHWSVSFELLYSQKGSRTFPSPDAINTYKLVLNYAEVPLLVNFNDKSRMLFQAGFAYGRLFSFKEIENGLELQNNADAFSKDEFSYIIGATVLVGEAKHFGVNLRFQGSITTIGKSANPQVSGLTNRLISLRGMYYF; from the coding sequence ATGAAAGTATTCCTGTTTTTATTATGTGTAGCCTGTGTTTCAATAGTGCAAGGTCAGATCCAACACGACGCTAAGGATAAGAGTTTCAGAATGTTTGATGCCGGAGCTGCCATTGGTTTTAATGCATCTCAGGTGGATGGTGATAACCTTGCAGGATTTAATAAATTCGGTTGGAATGCCGGCGCTGTTGCCCATGTAAATTTTGATCATCACTGGTCAGTAAGTTTTGAGTTGTTGTATTCGCAAAAAGGCAGCCGCACCTTCCCGAGTCCGGATGCTATTAATACTTATAAACTTGTTTTGAATTATGCAGAAGTGCCCTTGCTTGTAAATTTTAATGATAAAAGCAGGATGCTTTTTCAGGCAGGTTTTGCGTATGGTCGTTTATTTAGTTTTAAGGAAATAGAAAATGGTTTGGAACTTCAGAATAATGCAGATGCATTTAGCAAAGATGAATTCAGTTATATTATTGGTGCAACAGTATTAGTGGGTGAAGCAAAACATTTTGGCGTAAATCTGCGGTTTCAGGGTAGTATAACTACTATTGGTAAATCAGCTAACCCGCAAGTATCCGGATTAACCAACCGTTTAATTTCCCTCAGAGGAATGTATTATTTCTGA